Within Azospirillaceae bacterium, the genomic segment CGGGGTTGCGCCACCCTGTCCGCCCGCGTGGACGAGGTTCCGGGGGACGGTCCGGTGTTCCTGCGCAGCTATGATGGCCCGGTTGGCCGGGCACCACCCGCCGAACCGGCGTTGGCCACCGCCGCGTTCACCTACGACAATGCCTTGGCCGCCATCGCCCTGACCGCGTGCGGCCGCTCCACCCAGGCCCGACGCATCGGCCTCGCGCTGCTGGCGGCCGCCACATCCGACCGCTCGGGGGAACGCGGGCGCCTGCGCAACGCGTACCGGGCCGGTGTCCAACGGGAAATGCCCGTGCCGCCGAACGGATGGTGGCACGCCGCCGGCAATCATTGGGCGGAAGATCCCATCCAGGTCGGCACCGCCACCGGGAATGTCGCGTGGGCAGCATTGGCGCTTTTGACCTTGGCCGACGACAGGGCGGCCCAACCCGACGAGGCCGCCCGCTTCCGGGAAGGGGCCGCGGCACTGGCGGCATGGACGGTGACCCATACCGCCGCCCCGAGGGGCGATGGCGGTTTCACCGGAGGCATGCATGGCTACGACGACGCGCCGCGGACGCTCGGCTGGAAATCGACCGAACACAACACCGACCTGGCCGCCCTGTTCGAATGGCTGGCCCGCACGGGTGTGCCCGGCGACTGGCCAGCCCATGCGCGGGCGGCGCGCACCTTCCTGGCGGCACAATGGGACGCATCCGGCGGCCGGTTCCTGATCGGGACGGGGCCGGACGGGACGCCCAACCGCAGGGTGTCCGGTCTGGACGCGCAGCTATGGCCCCTGCTGCTGCCGGGCGCCCCGATCGCTTGGGGGAAAGCGCTTGCCTATGCGGAGCGGGCCCATGGCGTAGAGGACGGGGGCGTGGCGGTCGGGTTCGACTTCAACGACGACCGCGACGGCCTGTGGGTGGAGGGGACCGCCCAGGCGGCGCTGGTGTACCGGCGCTTCGGGCGTGGCGCGGACGCCGGGCGCCTCCTGGCGGAGGTCGCCCGGCAATTCGGCCCCGGCGGTTACCTTTGGGCCACCCGCGAGCCGCGTATCACCACCGGTCTGGCCCTGGCGCCCGACAGCACGGGTGCCGACTTCCACTACGAACGGCGACCGCACCTGGGGGCGACCGCATGGGCGGTCCTGGCCGCGACGGGGTGGAACCCGTTCACGGGAACGCGGATCCCCTGACACGGGCAGGGCGCGTGGATCAGGCGTGCCGCCCGGCCAGATGGCGCACGGCCCGGACCGCTTCCGGCACCGCAAGGACGGCCGAGGCCATCGTCGCCGCGGACGCCACTTGGCAATAGGCGCACAGTGCCTTGTTTTCCGCCCATTCCTCCCGGCCCAGCTTGACCGCCACGACCGCATCGGAGGCGGTCTTGGCGGCCATGGCGATGGGCAGATAGGGGTGCGTCTCCGCCCGGTTGCGGCCTCCGGCCCCGGCCAGGATCGCGGTGACCGCATAGGTGCCCAGCACCAGGAGGGCGTCCGGCGTCTGCATCCTTTTGTACGCGTAGTCCGACGCGTCCACGCGGCTGCTGTCGAAGGGGCCGAACGGCGGGTCGGGCAGGCGCCGGATCACGCCCATCTGGTAGAGGCCGACGATCTGCGCCATCGTCGATCCCAGGAACGACAAGCCCACGATCCAACGCCGGCGGTGCAGGTCGC encodes:
- a CDS encoding vitamin K epoxide reductase family protein, encoding MTFQPLTTQPTTDGTTGTQPTIDLDRRQDARPDRPPYRRPASNRPSPRELSHQLRLESDGDLHRRRWIVGLSFLGSTMAQIVGLYQMGVIRRLPDPPFGPFDSSRVDASDYAYKRMQTPDALLVLGTYAVTAILAGAGGRNRAETHPYLPIAMAAKTASDAVVAVKLGREEWAENKALCAYCQVASAATMASAVLAVPEAVRAVRHLAGRHA